In Picosynechococcus sp. PCC 7002, the following are encoded in one genomic region:
- a CDS encoding glycosyltransferase family 9 protein codes for MRILALVPGGVGDQILFFPTLADLKERYPEAMIDVLVEPRAKAAYRVCPQVHEVLTFDFKDRNGPADYLNILGTIRDREYEIALSLGKNWAVGFLLWLNGIPTRVGYKTATSWFISNPAPLNENQYAAALYHDLLKGLGIDTDCPSPSITVPNGDIQWAEGEQKRLDLTEGYILIHGGASQLSQAKGINKLYPVANWQPIIEDIQSKQPNLPIVLLQGPDDAPWVTELIALYPALKVTRPEDIGKAAAMIAGANLMVCTDSAPMHLAAAVGTYTIALFGATHAEKLLPPKNDKLIGIQSPTGEMADIQPKDVLAQIWRG; via the coding sequence ATGCGCATACTAGCCCTAGTTCCCGGAGGAGTTGGCGACCAAATCCTCTTCTTCCCGACCCTCGCTGATCTCAAGGAACGTTATCCCGAAGCCATGATTGACGTTCTGGTCGAACCCCGTGCCAAGGCAGCCTATCGCGTCTGTCCCCAGGTTCATGAAGTGCTGACCTTCGACTTTAAAGATCGTAATGGCCCCGCTGACTATCTCAATATTCTCGGCACCATCCGCGATCGCGAATACGAAATTGCCCTCTCCCTCGGCAAAAATTGGGCTGTGGGCTTCCTGCTCTGGCTGAATGGAATTCCCACCCGCGTGGGCTACAAAACCGCAACATCTTGGTTTATCTCCAATCCAGCCCCCCTCAACGAAAACCAATACGCAGCGGCCCTCTACCACGATCTCCTCAAAGGCTTAGGCATTGACACCGATTGTCCATCCCCCAGTATCACAGTGCCCAATGGGGACATTCAGTGGGCTGAAGGGGAACAAAAACGCCTGGACTTAACCGAGGGGTATATCCTGATTCACGGTGGTGCCAGTCAACTCTCCCAAGCCAAGGGCATCAACAAACTCTACCCTGTGGCAAATTGGCAACCGATCATTGAAGATATCCAGAGCAAGCAGCCAAACCTCCCGATTGTCTTGCTCCAAGGCCCCGACGATGCCCCTTGGGTCACGGAACTCATTGCCCTTTATCCAGCGCTCAAGGTGACACGGCCTGAGGATATTGGTAAAGCAGCAGCCATGATTGCCGGGGCCAACTTGATGGTTTGTACAGATAGTGCGCCGATGCACCTGGCCGCCGCCGTGGGGACTTACACCATTGCTCTCTTTGGTGCGACCCACGCCGAAAAGCTCTTACCGCCAAAGAATGATAAATTGATTGGCATCCAGTCTCCCACTGGAGAAATGGCAGATATTCAACCCAAAGACGTATTGGCTCAAATTTGGCGTGGCTAA
- the petC gene encoding cytochrome b6-f complex iron-sulfur subunit gives MTQLSGSSDVPDLGRRQFLNLLWVGTAAGTALGGLYPVIKYFIPPSSGGAGGGVIAKDALGNDIIVSDYLQTHTAGDRSLAQGLKGDPTYVVVEGDNTISSYGINAICTHLGCVVPWNTAENKFMCPCHGSQYDETGKVVRGPAPLSLALVHAEVTEDDKISFTDWTETDFRTDEAPWWA, from the coding sequence ATGACTCAATTATCAGGTTCCTCCGATGTTCCAGATCTAGGTCGTCGCCAATTTTTGAACCTCCTCTGGGTGGGGACGGCGGCGGGAACGGCTCTCGGTGGTTTATATCCCGTTATTAAATATTTTATTCCTCCTTCTAGTGGTGGCGCTGGTGGTGGCGTGATTGCTAAAGATGCCCTCGGTAATGACATTATCGTGAGCGACTATCTCCAAACCCACACCGCAGGCGATCGCTCCTTGGCCCAAGGCCTCAAAGGGGATCCCACCTATGTGGTTGTCGAAGGGGATAACACCATCTCCAGCTATGGGATCAACGCCATCTGTACCCACCTTGGTTGTGTCGTCCCTTGGAATACCGCTGAAAATAAATTCATGTGTCCTTGCCACGGTTCTCAGTATGACGAAACCGGGAAAGTTGTCCGCGGCCCAGCCCCCTTATCCTTGGCCCTTGTCCATGCGGAAGTGACTGAAGATGACAAGATCTCCTTCACCGACTGGACAGAAACTGATTTCCGTACTGACGAAGCTCCTTGGTGGGCCTAA
- a CDS encoding AMIN domain-containing protein, whose protein sequence is MAVGLIQKYFNQSVCVVLVLVAGLSHSPKAIADPPSELPSLQDWAFDPQAQQLRLQTAPTTIPQYSRLSNPTRLIIDLTDTRWPAATLTQAYDGTIRQLRIGQFNDRTTRIVLTWAGEIPPTWSPTFQRLPQADGSVVWRFEFQGAIASADLPFTFPPALLPPTQAIPIQLPPLPELP, encoded by the coding sequence ATGGCTGTTGGGTTAATCCAAAAATATTTTAATCAGAGTGTCTGTGTAGTGCTGGTGTTGGTAGCCGGACTGAGCCACAGCCCCAAGGCGATCGCCGATCCGCCGTCAGAGTTGCCCTCCCTCCAAGATTGGGCCTTTGACCCCCAAGCGCAGCAACTCCGCCTCCAAACCGCTCCAACGACGATTCCCCAATATTCTCGCCTCAGTAACCCGACTCGTCTGATCATTGACCTGACCGATACCCGCTGGCCCGCTGCTACCTTGACCCAGGCCTACGACGGCACCATTCGTCAACTGCGCATTGGCCAATTTAATGACCGCACCACTCGAATCGTTTTAACCTGGGCTGGGGAAATTCCGCCCACTTGGTCGCCCACCTTTCAACGTTTGCCCCAAGCTGATGGTTCTGTGGTGTGGCGCTTTGAATTTCAAGGGGCGATCGCCAGTGCAGATCTCCCCTTCACATTTCCCCCGGCCCTCTTGCCCCCCACCCAGGCGATACCGATCCAACTCCCCCCATTGCCAGAACTTCCTTAA
- a CDS encoding D-glycero-alpha-D-manno-heptose-1,7-bisphosphate 7-phosphatase, with amino-acid sequence MAKPAVFLDRDGVLNIEAGYIHTLEDLNLIPGVAAAVRSLNDQGIFCCLVSNQSGPARDYYGIDHVEALHTRLRTLLNQEAAAHLDALYYCPYLSQSAGGTHPDFTQWGTWRKPNTGMLVTAAWEHDLDLRRSFMVGDKATDIDLAHNAGLRGILVQTGYGKQVLSGKYQHHTKPDYVAKDLQDGVNWVLQQLQKKP; translated from the coding sequence GTGGCTAAACCAGCAGTTTTCCTTGATCGTGATGGTGTCCTTAACATCGAAGCAGGATATATTCACACCCTCGAAGACCTGAATCTAATTCCAGGGGTGGCGGCGGCTGTGCGATCGCTCAACGATCAAGGAATTTTTTGTTGCTTGGTTTCCAACCAATCGGGGCCAGCCCGGGACTACTACGGCATTGACCATGTAGAAGCCCTCCACACCAGACTGCGTACCCTCCTAAACCAAGAAGCGGCGGCCCACCTCGATGCGCTGTATTATTGCCCTTATTTAAGCCAGTCAGCCGGGGGCACCCACCCAGACTTTACCCAGTGGGGCACCTGGCGTAAGCCGAATACGGGAATGTTGGTGACAGCGGCCTGGGAACATGATTTAGATTTACGCCGTAGTTTTATGGTGGGGGACAAAGCGACGGATATTGACCTCGCCCACAACGCTGGCCTCCGGGGGATTTTGGTCCAAACAGGCTACGGTAAACAAGTCCTCAGCGGCAAATATCAACACCACACCAAGCCCGATTATGTCGCCAAGGATCTCCAAGATGGGGTGAATTGGGTATTACAACAGCTCCAAAAGAAGCCATAG
- the htpG gene encoding molecular chaperone HtpG: MAVLEKGNITIHTENIFPIIKKSLYTDHEIFLRELISNAADAITKRKMAKMAGESSVDVPDGEIIIDVNKEKKQLSITDNGIGMTADEIKKYINQVAFSSAEEFIQKYGKDANDLIGHFGLGFYSAFMVATQVEINTLSCKDGAEAVHWSCDGSPEFQLSASDKTSIGTTITLTMMDEETEYLESQRIRQLVKTYSDFMPVAIRFEGEQINKQRAIWKESPQNLTDEDYLEFYRYLYPFQEDPLLWVHLNTDYPFLLNGILYFPKLRPDIDVTKGQIKLFCNQVFVSDHCEEVIPEFLMPLRGVVDSTDIPLNVSRSALTNHRTVRRISDYIAKKVGDRLKSLYNESYSDYVKSWEDVGTFVKYGSIRDEKFKKQVEDILIYRTTHQPETAATTPKVEVQGNDGDVWEDVKSEDTQATSTAPYTTLKDYLERNKEKHENRVFYCTDPSTQGTYIELYKNQGLEVLYMDSFIDTNYFIPFLEQEYSDVKFSRVDSELDQSLVEDDKASEIVDPNTNKTRGDVVKELFEKAIGKPKVNIKTQSIKSAETAATPPAMVLLPEAMRRLQEMTAMMQQTAMQFPEDHVLMINLSHPLIENIYQLSQGSIIQADGKASNQETIDMMCQHVYDLALMAQKAFDAEGMKAFVERSNQVLTRLTQK; this comes from the coding sequence ATGGCAGTCCTCGAAAAAGGTAATATTACAATCCATACCGAGAATATTTTCCCGATAATCAAAAAATCTCTGTATACCGACCACGAGATCTTTTTACGGGAACTCATCTCCAATGCCGCCGATGCGATCACCAAGCGCAAAATGGCAAAAATGGCCGGTGAAAGTAGCGTTGATGTGCCCGATGGAGAAATCATTATTGACGTTAACAAGGAGAAAAAACAACTCTCCATCACCGATAACGGCATTGGGATGACCGCCGACGAAATCAAAAAATATATTAACCAAGTTGCCTTTTCGAGTGCCGAAGAATTTATTCAAAAATATGGCAAAGATGCGAACGATTTAATCGGGCATTTTGGTTTAGGGTTTTATTCCGCCTTTATGGTGGCCACCCAAGTAGAAATTAATACCCTTTCCTGCAAAGATGGTGCGGAAGCGGTTCATTGGAGCTGTGATGGTTCCCCCGAATTTCAACTGAGTGCCAGTGACAAAACCAGCATCGGCACAACCATTACCCTCACCATGATGGATGAGGAAACAGAATATTTAGAATCCCAACGGATTCGCCAATTGGTCAAAACCTATTCTGATTTTATGCCCGTTGCCATTCGCTTTGAAGGGGAACAAATCAACAAACAGCGGGCCATTTGGAAGGAATCTCCCCAGAATTTAACCGACGAAGATTACCTCGAATTTTATCGCTATCTTTATCCTTTCCAAGAAGACCCATTACTGTGGGTTCACTTGAATACGGACTATCCTTTCTTGCTCAATGGCATTCTCTATTTTCCGAAATTGCGCCCGGACATTGATGTTACTAAAGGACAAATTAAGCTGTTCTGTAATCAGGTTTTCGTCAGTGACCATTGCGAAGAAGTCATTCCTGAATTTCTGATGCCGTTGCGGGGCGTTGTGGACAGCACCGACATTCCCCTCAATGTTTCCCGCAGTGCCTTAACAAACCACCGGACAGTGCGCCGCATCTCCGATTACATCGCCAAAAAAGTTGGCGATCGCCTGAAGTCTCTCTACAACGAAAGCTATAGTGACTACGTTAAAAGTTGGGAAGATGTCGGCACCTTTGTAAAGTACGGTAGTATCCGCGATGAGAAGTTTAAAAAACAAGTCGAAGACATTCTCATTTACCGCACAACCCACCAACCGGAAACAGCAGCGACAACGCCGAAAGTAGAAGTACAGGGCAATGACGGTGATGTGTGGGAAGACGTGAAATCCGAAGACACCCAGGCAACGTCTACGGCCCCCTACACAACCCTCAAAGATTATTTAGAACGCAATAAAGAGAAGCACGAAAATCGCGTTTTTTATTGCACCGATCCCAGCACCCAGGGCACTTACATTGAACTGTACAAAAACCAAGGTTTAGAAGTCCTTTACATGGACTCCTTTATTGATACCAATTACTTCATTCCTTTCCTAGAACAGGAATACAGCGATGTGAAGTTTTCACGGGTGGACTCGGAGCTAGATCAAAGCCTCGTAGAAGACGATAAGGCCAGTGAAATTGTTGACCCGAATACCAACAAAACCCGTGGCGACGTCGTTAAAGAGTTGTTTGAAAAGGCAATTGGGAAACCAAAGGTCAACATCAAAACCCAATCGATTAAATCCGCAGAAACAGCAGCAACGCCCCCGGCAATGGTGCTTTTACCAGAGGCCATGCGGCGTCTGCAAGAGATGACGGCGATGATGCAACAAACGGCAATGCAATTCCCAGAAGATCATGTGTTGATGATTAATTTGTCGCATCCCTTGATCGAAAATATTTACCAACTCAGCCAGGGTTCGATTATCCAAGCAGATGGCAAAGCCTCCAACCAGGAAACCATCGATATGATGTGTCAACACGTCTATGATTTGGCATTGATGGCCCAGAAGGCCTTTGATGCGGAGGGGATGAAAGCGTTTGTGGAACGTTCGAACCAAGTGTTGACCCGTTTAACCCAGAAGTAA
- the ispD gene encoding 2-C-methyl-D-erythritol 4-phosphate cytidylyltransferase, giving the protein MHLLLPAAGVGKRMGGDRNKLLMTLQDKPLFSWTLQAAAAADSVAWIGIMGQPLDFPDFEAILADLKLSKPVQLIRGGKTRQESVYNGLQALPPEATQVLIHDGARCLATPALFNRCAAALETCEGLIAAIPVKDTIKVVDEQGWVKETPERAKLWAAQTPQGFTVQRLKDCHEKGKTLGWEVTDDAALFERCGLPVKIVSGEETNLKITTPGDLAIAEFILQSRDEMPKT; this is encoded by the coding sequence GTGCACTTGTTATTGCCTGCGGCGGGCGTCGGCAAACGGATGGGCGGCGATCGCAACAAACTGCTGATGACACTACAGGATAAACCGCTCTTTAGTTGGACGCTCCAGGCAGCAGCGGCGGCGGATTCAGTGGCCTGGATTGGCATCATGGGACAGCCCTTAGATTTTCCGGACTTTGAGGCAATTTTGGCCGATTTAAAGCTTTCTAAGCCTGTCCAACTGATTCGAGGTGGCAAAACTCGCCAAGAATCAGTTTATAACGGTCTACAAGCCCTTCCCCCAGAGGCAACCCAGGTGCTGATCCACGATGGGGCAAGGTGTTTGGCCACCCCGGCGCTATTTAATCGCTGTGCAGCGGCCCTAGAAACCTGTGAGGGCTTAATTGCGGCGATTCCCGTCAAGGACACCATTAAGGTAGTAGATGAACAAGGTTGGGTCAAAGAGACGCCGGAGCGGGCGAAGCTTTGGGCTGCCCAGACGCCCCAGGGGTTTACGGTGCAGCGCCTCAAGGATTGCCACGAAAAAGGCAAAACCCTGGGTTGGGAAGTGACCGATGATGCGGCTTTGTTCGAGCGTTGTGGTCTGCCTGTGAAAATTGTCTCTGGGGAAGAAACAAACCTCAAAATTACGACGCCAGGAGATTTGGCGATCGCCGAATTTATTTTGCAGAGCCGTGATGAAATGCCAAAAACCTAG
- a CDS encoding exopolysaccharide biosynthesis protein, protein MARLSQELHRYFFEEDRGETVSLAQAIALAEEKVFGVILLLLAFPSALPIPAPGYSTPFGILIFAIALQLIFGRKKLWLPVAWQRKTVKTTMAQGILKKGLPWLKKIEAIAHPRFPIVCQSRLGRTVMGCTIALMATSMMIPIPGTNTLPAMAIFLTAFGLQEDDGLISGAGVVFSIVIAVLMVSVIYVFFNGGLSLLDLLKDWVTVRLGG, encoded by the coding sequence ATGGCTCGCCTCTCCCAAGAATTGCACCGTTATTTTTTTGAAGAAGACCGTGGTGAAACCGTTAGTTTAGCCCAGGCGATCGCCCTCGCAGAGGAAAAAGTCTTTGGGGTCATTTTGCTGCTGTTGGCCTTTCCGTCGGCCCTGCCAATTCCGGCCCCAGGCTATTCGACGCCCTTTGGGATTTTAATTTTTGCGATCGCCCTCCAGTTGATTTTTGGGCGGAAAAAACTCTGGCTTCCGGTTGCTTGGCAACGAAAAACCGTCAAAACGACCATGGCCCAGGGCATCCTGAAAAAAGGTCTCCCTTGGCTCAAAAAAATTGAGGCGATCGCCCATCCCCGGTTTCCCATCGTTTGCCAGAGTCGCCTGGGTCGCACTGTCATGGGTTGTACCATTGCCCTGATGGCTACCTCCATGATGATCCCCATTCCCGGCACCAATACCCTCCCGGCCATGGCGATCTTCCTCACCGCCTTTGGCCTCCAAGAGGACGATGGCTTGATCAGTGGCGCTGGGGTTGTTTTCTCCATTGTCATTGCTGTGCTGATGGTGTCTGTGATTTATGTGTTCTTCAACGGTGGCCTCAGCCTATTGGATCTGCTCAAAGACTGGGTCACGGTACGATTAGGGGGCTAG
- the recQ gene encoding DNA helicase RecQ encodes MSQFPSLEAALKHFFGYDNFRHGQKAVITAALENRDILALMPTGAGKSLCFQLPALLKPGLTVVISPLIALMQDQVDALTDNGIGATFLNSTLNLDQARSRIQAIFNGNIKLLYVAPERLFNEGFQQLLTDVDQTIGLTGFVVDEAHCVSEWGHDFRPEYRQLSRIRRRYPRTPCQAFTATATQRVREDIIDQLALQNPSFHCTSFNRPNLYYEVLPKVRKSYTQLLCYVRQRRGQPGIIYCSSRKKVDELADRLKQDGVKALPYHAGLADRLRADYQEQFIRDDVPVMVATVAFGMGINKPDVRFVVHYDLPTNLERYYQESGRAGRDGEPAHCTLFYRAGDIKRAEYFIELKEDEQEKRIAYQQLQKMIDYAEGIDCRRTIQLSYFGEQFPGDCGGCDNCQNPRPIEDWTIEAQKFLSCVARCRERYGMTYIIDVLRGSKKEKIIQNGHHQLSTYGIGLDHTKEAWKNLGRSLLYQGLMTETSDGYRVLKLNARSWEILRQQKTVKIAVERRQTAQEILGISESRLDAEILFGQLRQLRKQLADANWVAPYMIFSDATLRQMATRRPRTQADFCLISGVTSAKYQRYGEPFLAAIQEFCASQEPPKPQVNGTQLLTLQLYQQGLSVTEIAKRRSLTAGTINEHLATLLQNGEITDLDRLVKPAAQVEIEKAIATVGAESLTQLREHLQEKYSYDAIKLVRAKLLQTAKSA; translated from the coding sequence ATGTCCCAGTTCCCATCCCTAGAAGCCGCCCTCAAACACTTCTTTGGATATGACAATTTTCGCCATGGCCAAAAGGCGGTCATTACCGCTGCCCTGGAAAATCGCGACATCCTCGCCCTGATGCCAACAGGAGCGGGCAAGTCCCTTTGTTTCCAACTGCCCGCCCTGCTGAAACCGGGGTTGACGGTGGTGATTTCTCCCTTGATTGCCCTAATGCAGGATCAAGTCGATGCCCTGACGGACAATGGCATTGGTGCAACTTTCCTAAACAGTACCCTCAACCTCGACCAAGCGCGATCGCGGATTCAGGCAATTTTTAACGGCAACATTAAACTGCTCTATGTTGCCCCAGAACGGCTGTTTAACGAGGGCTTCCAGCAACTGCTCACAGATGTGGATCAGACCATTGGCCTGACTGGATTTGTGGTGGATGAAGCCCACTGTGTTTCAGAGTGGGGCCATGATTTTCGCCCAGAATATCGTCAACTGAGTCGCATCCGGAGACGCTACCCCCGGACTCCTTGCCAGGCCTTTACTGCTACCGCCACCCAGCGCGTCCGGGAAGATATTATTGATCAACTTGCCCTACAGAACCCCAGCTTTCACTGCACCAGCTTTAATCGCCCCAACCTTTACTACGAGGTTCTTCCCAAAGTCCGGAAAAGTTATACGCAACTGCTGTGCTATGTCCGTCAACGGCGTGGGCAGCCAGGAATTATCTACTGTTCTAGCCGCAAAAAAGTAGACGAGTTGGCCGATCGCCTCAAACAAGATGGCGTTAAAGCCTTGCCCTACCATGCAGGCTTGGCGGATCGTTTACGAGCGGATTATCAAGAGCAATTTATCCGGGATGATGTGCCTGTGATGGTCGCCACCGTTGCCTTTGGCATGGGCATCAACAAACCCGACGTGCGCTTTGTGGTGCATTACGATTTACCGACCAATTTAGAACGCTATTACCAAGAGTCGGGTCGTGCGGGTCGGGACGGAGAGCCTGCCCACTGTACTCTGTTCTATCGGGCAGGGGATATTAAAAGGGCCGAATATTTCATTGAACTCAAGGAAGACGAACAGGAAAAACGCATCGCCTACCAGCAACTGCAAAAGATGATCGACTATGCCGAGGGGATCGATTGTCGGCGGACGATCCAACTGAGCTATTTTGGGGAGCAATTTCCGGGGGACTGTGGCGGTTGCGATAATTGTCAGAATCCTCGCCCTATCGAAGATTGGACGATTGAGGCCCAGAAGTTTTTATCCTGTGTTGCCCGTTGTCGAGAACGCTATGGCATGACCTACATTATCGATGTGTTGCGGGGTTCTAAGAAAGAAAAAATTATTCAAAACGGGCACCACCAACTGTCTACCTATGGCATTGGCCTCGACCATACTAAAGAAGCATGGAAAAATTTGGGGCGATCGCTCCTGTATCAGGGCTTGATGACCGAAACAAGCGATGGCTATCGAGTCTTGAAACTCAACGCTCGCAGTTGGGAAATTTTGCGACAACAGAAAACAGTGAAAATTGCTGTGGAACGGCGGCAAACGGCCCAGGAAATTCTAGGGATTTCTGAAAGTCGCCTCGATGCGGAAATTCTTTTTGGGCAACTGCGACAACTGCGGAAACAATTGGCCGATGCAAATTGGGTTGCTCCCTATATGATTTTTTCCGATGCGACCCTCCGGCAAATGGCAACTCGGCGACCCCGCACCCAAGCAGATTTTTGTTTGATTTCTGGGGTAACGAGTGCAAAATATCAACGTTATGGGGAGCCTTTCCTCGCGGCGATTCAGGAATTTTGCGCCAGCCAAGAGCCACCAAAACCCCAGGTCAATGGCACCCAGTTACTCACCCTCCAGCTTTATCAACAGGGCCTTTCGGTTACAGAAATTGCCAAGCGGCGCAGTCTGACGGCGGGGACGATCAACGAGCACCTGGCAACATTACTCCAGAATGGCGAGATTACTGACCTAGACCGCCTCGTAAAACCAGCCGCCCAAGTGGAAATTGAAAAGGCGATCGCCACCGTGGGAGCAGAATCTTTAACGCAGTTGCGGGAGCACCTCCAGGAAAAATACAGCTACGATGCGATTAAACTGGTGCGGGCTAAACTGCTGCAAACTGCAAAATCAGCCTAG
- a CDS encoding adenylate/guanylate cyclase domain-containing protein gives MTDLQLRIQAEGYPERIVVVDQGEFVIGRLPECSLSLQMTQISRYHARIKRRQQAWILEDLGSTNGTYLNHVRITEPQTIRQGDLIRLGHASILVTFQNVTLDETTDLQADQWGSGRTILRNAEDLKEQWLQGEEGYGHQPHTETAIARLKELVDIVKQLSSAESIEAIFRLTRNVIFQELPGLERLALLIDIRGNGKLELLSAAAQSLPDNHPAIRTSAWISQSVCQKVFKERVALKSVDAQSDQRFAGEDSILAKGIRGVLAVPLWDQTKVVGVLYGDAHLKLDESEPLTDDDLSFFSTIGHLLAASVQRWLLSRRLQEQAQIRQKLERYHSPAVVHQLISVGALKNGRLPPREAEISILFADIVNFTPIAEQSSPSAIADLLNVFFEEMLHSVFAQGGTLDKFIGDCIMAFFGAPEPQIDHAERAIATAMGMLNRLDQLNLQNIWPQPIQLRVAVNSGKAFVGDVGSSQRVDYTVLGGTVNLAARLETICPPGECVITDATYQAIGDRHQDLFIPMGAGRFKGIDRPIQVYRTQRHRHPKPLPLKSTEVSSS, from the coding sequence ATGACTGATCTGCAACTCCGCATCCAAGCTGAGGGCTACCCAGAACGTATTGTGGTGGTCGATCAAGGGGAGTTTGTGATCGGTCGCTTGCCTGAATGTAGTCTCTCGCTACAGATGACCCAAATTTCCCGGTACCACGCCCGGATCAAACGGCGGCAACAGGCTTGGATTTTAGAGGACTTGGGCAGCACCAATGGCACATATCTCAATCACGTCCGGATTACTGAGCCCCAAACGATCCGCCAAGGAGATCTAATTCGTCTTGGCCATGCCTCAATTTTAGTCACGTTCCAGAATGTGACCCTCGATGAAACGACAGATCTACAGGCTGACCAATGGGGATCGGGGCGCACCATTCTCCGTAACGCCGAAGATCTCAAGGAGCAATGGCTACAGGGGGAAGAAGGCTATGGTCATCAGCCCCACACGGAAACGGCGATCGCCCGCCTTAAGGAGTTGGTGGACATTGTGAAACAACTTAGTTCTGCCGAATCCATTGAAGCTATTTTTCGCCTGACCCGGAATGTTATTTTTCAGGAATTGCCAGGCTTAGAACGGCTGGCGCTGCTCATTGATATTCGGGGCAATGGCAAATTAGAACTCCTCAGTGCTGCGGCCCAGAGTCTCCCGGATAATCACCCGGCCATTCGCACCAGTGCTTGGATTAGTCAATCGGTCTGCCAAAAGGTTTTTAAAGAAAGGGTTGCCCTCAAATCCGTAGATGCCCAGAGCGACCAGCGCTTTGCAGGGGAAGATAGCATTTTGGCAAAGGGGATTCGAGGAGTGTTGGCGGTGCCCCTATGGGATCAAACAAAAGTGGTGGGGGTTCTGTATGGTGATGCCCACTTGAAGTTAGATGAATCAGAACCATTAACCGATGATGATTTAAGTTTTTTTTCGACCATTGGTCATCTGTTGGCGGCCAGTGTGCAACGGTGGTTGCTGAGCCGTCGTCTCCAGGAACAGGCTCAAATTCGCCAAAAACTAGAGCGTTACCATTCGCCTGCGGTGGTACATCAATTAATTTCGGTGGGGGCGTTAAAAAATGGGCGACTCCCCCCTAGGGAAGCGGAAATCAGTATTTTATTTGCAGATATCGTTAATTTTACGCCCATTGCGGAGCAGTCTTCCCCCAGTGCCATTGCGGATTTGCTGAACGTTTTTTTTGAGGAGATGCTCCATTCGGTGTTTGCCCAAGGGGGAACCCTCGATAAGTTTATTGGCGACTGCATTATGGCGTTTTTTGGGGCACCAGAACCCCAGATCGATCATGCTGAACGGGCGATCGCCACCGCCATGGGCATGCTCAACCGCCTTGATCAACTAAATTTACAAAATATTTGGCCCCAACCGATTCAACTGCGGGTTGCGGTAAATAGCGGCAAGGCTTTTGTGGGCGATGTGGGCAGCTCCCAGCGGGTAGACTACACGGTTCTGGGGGGAACGGTGAATCTTGCGGCCCGCCTTGAGACCATTTGTCCACCAGGGGAATGTGTGATCACCGATGCGACATATCAAGCGATTGGCGATCGCCACCAGGATTTATTTATTCCCATGGGGGCCGGGCGATTTAAAGGCATTGACCGCCCCATCCAGGTTTACCGTACCCAACGGCACCGCCACCCCAAACCGCTACCGTTAAAAAGCACCGAGGTTTCCAGCTCCTAG
- a CDS encoding DUF3067 family protein, with product MNGGELRELLWRKWGRSYDIQLRQIKGEWYLQVMWKYLEQVSFPLSEAQYEEHLQAIATYLGEWGVSQQVHTYLEETTERPRVGKAISIRLELGERASEWLLG from the coding sequence ATGAATGGTGGAGAACTACGGGAACTTTTGTGGCGTAAATGGGGACGATCCTATGACATCCAACTGCGACAAATTAAGGGGGAATGGTATCTCCAGGTGATGTGGAAATATTTGGAACAGGTTTCTTTTCCCCTCTCGGAGGCTCAATATGAGGAACATCTCCAGGCGATCGCCACTTATTTAGGGGAATGGGGTGTGAGTCAACAAGTTCATACTTACCTCGAAGAAACCACAGAACGCCCCAGGGTCGGCAAAGCAATTAGTATTCGTTTGGAATTGGGAGAACGGGCCTCAGAATGGCTGTTGGGTTAA